A genome region from Crossiella equi includes the following:
- a CDS encoding MFS transporter — MIDTRPLRYMSYRRLWMSSTITVIGAQLTTVAVPKQLFDLTGSSAYVGLAGLFGIVPLVIFGIWGGAVADTVDRRKLLLVTNTGVAVTSVLLWLQSLSGYGSVWTVLTVFAVQQAFFAMNMPARSAAIARLVPGELLPAAQALGSTVFMFAAVFGPLAAGSLIAVLGLSTLYLIDAVFLCATLWAVWKLPPLPPLDGPARRAGLRDIVEGFKNLFGHKVLLASFLLDIIAMVAGMPRALYPEMAVRTFGDPEGGGFALGWLYAAMPLGALLFGLFSGWSSRISRHGVALTFAILGWGLAIVGLGLSTSLWMAVVFLALGGMADMVSMIFRGAMLQQAVTDDMRGRTQGVFTVVVAGGPRLADLAHGTAGAAFGTMVAVSGGGVLVIVLTVLAVLALPVLWHYRAPKPESEDDDQPSVDNVVVKQKPNSKGQ, encoded by the coding sequence ATGATCGATACCAGGCCGCTGCGGTACATGTCGTACCGGCGCCTGTGGATGTCGAGCACCATCACCGTCATCGGGGCGCAGCTGACCACGGTGGCCGTGCCCAAGCAGCTGTTCGACCTCACCGGGTCCTCCGCGTACGTGGGGCTCGCCGGGTTGTTCGGCATCGTGCCGCTGGTCATCTTCGGCATCTGGGGCGGGGCGGTGGCCGACACCGTGGACCGCCGCAAGCTGCTCCTGGTCACCAACACCGGGGTCGCCGTGACCTCCGTGCTGCTCTGGCTCCAGTCGCTGTCCGGGTACGGGTCCGTGTGGACCGTGCTCACCGTGTTCGCGGTCCAGCAGGCGTTCTTCGCCATGAACATGCCCGCGCGCAGCGCCGCCATCGCGCGCCTGGTGCCCGGGGAGCTGCTGCCCGCCGCGCAGGCGCTCGGCTCGACCGTGTTCATGTTCGCCGCCGTGTTCGGGCCCCTGGCCGCCGGTTCGCTGATCGCGGTGCTCGGGCTGTCCACGCTCTACCTGATCGACGCGGTCTTCCTCTGCGCCACGCTGTGGGCGGTGTGGAAGCTGCCCCCGCTGCCGCCGCTGGACGGGCCCGCGCGCCGGGCCGGGCTGCGCGACATCGTCGAGGGCTTCAAGAACCTCTTCGGCCACAAGGTGCTGCTGGCCTCGTTCCTGCTGGACATCATCGCCATGGTCGCGGGCATGCCCCGGGCGCTGTACCCGGAGATGGCGGTGCGCACCTTCGGCGACCCCGAGGGCGGCGGGTTCGCCCTCGGCTGGCTGTACGCGGCCATGCCCCTGGGCGCGCTGCTGTTCGGCCTGTTCTCCGGCTGGAGCTCCCGCATCTCCCGGCACGGCGTGGCGCTGACCTTCGCCATCCTCGGCTGGGGCCTGGCCATCGTCGGGCTCGGCCTGTCCACTTCGCTGTGGATGGCCGTGGTCTTCCTGGCTCTCGGTGGCATGGCCGACATGGTCTCGATGATCTTCCGGGGCGCCATGCTCCAGCAGGCCGTCACCGACGACATGCGCGGCCGCACCCAGGGCGTGTTCACCGTGGTCGTGGCGGGTGGACCCCGCCTGGCCGACCTCGCGCACGGCACCGCGGGCGCGGCCTTCGGCACCATGGTCGCGGTCTCCGGCGGCGGCGTGCTGGTGATCGTGCTGACCGTGCTGGCGGTGCTCGCGCTGCCCGTGCTGTGGCACTACCGGGCCCCCAAGCCGGAGTCCGAGGACGACGATCAGCCCAGCGTGGACAACGTGGTGGTCAAGCAGAAGCCCAACAGCAAGGGCCAGTAG
- the pdxH gene encoding pyridoxamine 5'-phosphate oxidase: protein MPDTNITLPAMRVSYEAGALDETSLAGTWHEQLQLWLNDAIGAGLPEPNAMILATADPKGIPSSRTVLAKGLDARGLVFFTNYTSTKSHDLLATRFASATFPWFAMQRQATVRGAVEKVNAAETAEYWNSRPRGSQIGAWASPQSRVVTDRHVLENALNAAKRRFADSERIPVPPHWGGWRIRPEMVEFWQGRPDRMHDRLRFRASRDGWQVERLAP, encoded by the coding sequence ATGCCGGACACCAACATCACACTCCCAGCAATGCGGGTGTCGTATGAGGCAGGAGCCTTGGACGAGACCTCGCTCGCCGGTACCTGGCACGAGCAGCTCCAGCTGTGGCTCAACGACGCGATTGGCGCGGGCCTGCCCGAACCGAACGCGATGATCCTGGCCACCGCGGATCCGAAGGGCATTCCGTCCTCACGCACCGTGCTGGCCAAGGGGCTCGATGCACGCGGACTGGTGTTCTTCACCAACTACACCTCCACGAAGAGTCACGATTTGCTCGCGACTCGATTTGCATCCGCGACTTTTCCCTGGTTCGCCATGCAGCGACAGGCCACTGTGCGGGGCGCGGTGGAGAAGGTGAACGCCGCCGAGACCGCCGAGTACTGGAACTCGCGGCCGAGGGGTTCCCAGATCGGGGCGTGGGCCTCCCCGCAGTCCCGGGTGGTCACCGACCGGCACGTGCTGGAGAACGCGCTGAACGCGGCCAAGCGCCGCTTCGCCGACTCCGAGCGCATCCCGGTCCCGCCGCACTGGGGCGGCTGGCGCATCCGGCCGGAGATGGTCGAGTTCTGGCAGGGCCGCCCCGACCGCATGCACGACCGCCTGCGCTTCCGTGCCAGCCGCGACGGCTGGCAGGTAGAGCGCCTGGCCCCCTGA
- a CDS encoding citrate synthase 2, protein MVQDSTFRPGLEGVVAFQTEIAEPDRDGGALRYRGVDIEDLAGKVTFGNVWALLVDGRFGAGLPPAEPFPIPVHTGDVRVDVQAALAMLAPIWGYQPLLDISDDTAREHAARASVMALSYVAQSARGIHQPAVPQKRIDECHSITERFMTRWRGEPDPKHVQAVDAYWVSAAEHGLNASTFTARVIASTGADVAAAMSGAIGAMSGPLHGGAPARVLPMIEAVERSGDARGYVKGLLDRKERLMGFGHRVYRAEDPRARVLRRTCQELGAERYEVAAALEQAALAELRERRPDRAIETNVEFWAAVILDFAQVPPHMMPAMFTCARTAGWGAHILEQKRTGRLVRPSAQYLGPGPRKPEEVEGWSSLQRQ, encoded by the coding sequence GTGGTGCAGGACTCGACCTTCCGACCGGGCCTCGAAGGGGTCGTCGCCTTCCAGACCGAGATCGCCGAACCCGACCGGGACGGCGGCGCGTTGAGGTACCGGGGGGTCGACATCGAGGACCTCGCGGGCAAGGTGACCTTCGGCAACGTGTGGGCCCTGCTGGTCGACGGTCGCTTCGGCGCCGGGCTGCCGCCCGCCGAGCCCTTCCCCATCCCGGTGCACACCGGTGACGTGCGGGTGGACGTGCAGGCCGCCCTGGCCATGCTCGCCCCGATCTGGGGCTACCAGCCCCTCCTGGACATCAGCGACGACACCGCCCGCGAGCACGCCGCCCGCGCCTCGGTGATGGCACTGTCCTACGTGGCCCAGTCCGCGCGCGGCATCCACCAGCCCGCGGTGCCGCAGAAGCGCATCGACGAGTGCCACTCGATCACCGAGCGCTTCATGACCCGCTGGCGCGGCGAGCCCGACCCCAAGCACGTGCAGGCGGTCGACGCCTACTGGGTCAGCGCGGCCGAGCACGGCCTCAACGCCTCCACCTTCACCGCCCGCGTGATCGCCTCCACCGGGGCGGACGTCGCGGCGGCCATGTCCGGCGCGATCGGCGCGATGTCCGGCCCGCTGCACGGCGGTGCGCCGGCACGGGTGCTGCCCATGATCGAGGCGGTGGAGCGCTCCGGCGACGCCCGCGGCTACGTGAAGGGCCTGCTGGACCGCAAGGAGCGCCTGATGGGCTTCGGGCACCGCGTCTACCGCGCCGAGGACCCGCGCGCCCGCGTGCTGCGCCGCACCTGCCAGGAGCTGGGCGCGGAGCGCTACGAGGTGGCGGCGGCGCTGGAGCAGGCGGCGCTGGCCGAGCTGCGCGAGCGGCGCCCGGACCGGGCCATCGAGACCAATGTGGAGTTCTGGGCCGCGGTGATCCTGGACTTCGCGCAGGTCCCGCCGCACATGATGCCCGCGATGTTCACCTGCGCCCGGACCGCTGGCTGGGGCGCGCACATCCTGGAGCAGAAGCGCACCGGCCGCCTGGTCCGGCCGTCCGCGCAGTACCTCGGCCCCGGCCCGCGCAAGCCGGAGGAGGTCGAGGGCTGGTCCAGCCTCCAGCGGCAGTGA
- the serC gene encoding phosphoserine transaminase, with amino-acid sequence MTQTADPTTLKLPEELLPSDGRFGCGPSKVRPEQLARLAAEGGALLGTSHRQKPVKQLVGRVRAGLSELFSLPEGYEVVLGNGGSTAFWDAATFGLIRERSLHLTYGEFSAKFAKAAKAAPFLGDPIVVKAEPGDAPAPVGSPEVDLIGWAHNETSTGVMVPVVRPADAGDALVAIDATSGAGGLPVRAEEFDVYYFAPQKSFASDGGLWLSLMSPAAIARVEEIGASGRWVPEFLSLPTALDNSRKDQTYNTPAVATLFLLADQIDWMLANGGLDWVTARTADSSSRLYGWAEKSEFATPFVTDPAKRSHVVGTIDFTDSVDASVVAKVLRANGIVDVEPYRKLGRNQLRVAMFPAVDPDDVTKLTESVDWVVGQLG; translated from the coding sequence ATGACGCAGACGGCCGACCCGACGACCCTCAAGCTCCCGGAGGAGCTCCTGCCCAGCGACGGCCGCTTCGGCTGCGGCCCGTCCAAGGTGCGCCCGGAGCAGCTGGCCCGGCTCGCCGCCGAGGGTGGCGCGCTGCTGGGCACCTCGCACCGCCAGAAGCCGGTCAAGCAGCTGGTCGGACGCGTGCGGGCCGGTCTGTCCGAGCTGTTCTCGCTGCCCGAGGGCTACGAGGTCGTGCTCGGCAACGGCGGCAGCACCGCGTTCTGGGACGCGGCCACCTTCGGCCTGATCCGCGAGCGCTCGCTGCACCTGACCTACGGCGAGTTCTCCGCGAAGTTCGCCAAGGCAGCCAAGGCCGCGCCCTTCCTCGGCGACCCGATCGTCGTGAAGGCCGAGCCCGGCGACGCCCCGGCCCCGGTCGGCTCGCCCGAGGTGGACCTCATCGGCTGGGCCCACAACGAGACCTCGACCGGCGTGATGGTGCCGGTGGTGCGCCCCGCCGACGCCGGTGACGCCCTGGTGGCCATCGACGCGACCTCGGGTGCGGGCGGCCTGCCGGTGCGCGCCGAGGAGTTCGACGTCTACTACTTCGCGCCGCAGAAGAGCTTCGCCTCCGACGGCGGCCTGTGGCTGTCGCTGATGAGCCCGGCCGCGATCGCGCGGGTCGAGGAGATCGGCGCCAGCGGCCGCTGGGTGCCGGAGTTCCTGTCCCTGCCGACCGCGCTGGACAACTCGCGCAAGGACCAGACCTACAACACCCCGGCCGTGGCCACGCTGTTCCTGCTGGCCGACCAGATCGACTGGATGCTGGCCAACGGCGGTCTGGACTGGGTCACCGCGCGCACCGCGGACTCCTCCTCGCGCCTGTACGGCTGGGCCGAGAAGAGCGAGTTCGCGACCCCGTTCGTGACCGACCCGGCCAAGCGCTCGCACGTCGTCGGCACGATCGACTTCACCGACTCCGTGGACGCCTCGGTGGTGGCCAAGGTGCTCCGCGCGAACGGGATCGTGGACGTGGAGCCGTACCGGAAGCTCGGCCGCAATCAACTCCGCGTAGCCATGTTCCCGGCCGTTGACCCGGACGATGTGACCAAGCTCACAGAGTCGGTGGACTGGGTGGTCGGGCAGCTCGGCTGA
- the sepH gene encoding septation protein SepH, translating to MRALRVVGLDEDAQVLVLEDERGERFSLPADERLKAAARGDITRLGQAQIELESQMRPREIQARIRGGESVEQVAAASGLPTQRVERYAYPVLLERSRTAELAQRAHPVREDGPDVQTLGEVVAHGFGLRGQDYAVAHWDSWRGEDGKWVIQLRWRAGRSDNRAHWIFHPGAHGGTITPLDEHAADLIDPTPGRPLRTVRAITPLAQQALELDGDTKILPAIEDEPLVAPPVPQQAVAGQRYQPEPLPEELAQTVDAPPVEPTEPVQAESVEETASAEPDLGTHAPARRTEPAGGKRGRKNHPIVPSWEDVLLGVRSQRG from the coding sequence ATGCGAGCGCTGCGAGTAGTCGGGCTCGACGAGGACGCGCAGGTGCTCGTCCTCGAAGACGAGCGCGGCGAACGCTTCTCGCTCCCGGCCGACGAGCGCCTCAAGGCGGCCGCACGCGGTGACATCACCCGCCTCGGCCAGGCCCAGATCGAGCTCGAGAGCCAGATGCGGCCCCGCGAGATCCAGGCCCGCATCCGCGGTGGCGAGTCGGTGGAGCAGGTGGCCGCGGCCTCCGGGCTGCCCACCCAGCGCGTCGAGCGCTACGCCTACCCCGTGCTGCTGGAGCGCTCTCGCACCGCTGAGCTGGCCCAGCGCGCCCACCCGGTGCGCGAGGACGGCCCGGACGTGCAGACCCTCGGCGAGGTCGTGGCGCACGGCTTCGGCCTGCGCGGCCAGGACTACGCGGTGGCGCACTGGGACTCCTGGCGCGGCGAGGACGGCAAGTGGGTCATCCAGCTGCGCTGGCGGGCCGGCCGTTCGGACAACCGCGCGCACTGGATCTTCCACCCGGGCGCGCACGGCGGCACCATCACGCCGCTGGACGAGCACGCCGCCGACCTGATCGACCCGACACCCGGCCGTCCGCTCCGCACCGTGCGCGCGATCACCCCGCTCGCGCAGCAGGCACTGGAGCTCGACGGCGACACCAAGATCCTGCCCGCCATCGAGGACGAACCGCTGGTCGCACCCCCGGTGCCCCAGCAGGCGGTGGCCGGACAGCGTTACCAGCCCGAGCCGCTCCCGGAGGAGCTGGCCCAGACGGTGGACGCGCCCCCCGTCGAACCGACCGAGCCGGTGCAGGCGGAGTCGGTCGAGGAGACGGCGAGCGCGGAACCCGACCTGGGCACGCACGCCCCGGCGCGGCGCACTGAGCCCGCGGGCGGCAAGCGCGGTCGGAAGAACCACCCGATCGTGCCGTCCTGGGAAGACGTCTTACTCGGCGTGCGTTCCCAGCGGGGTTAG
- a CDS encoding DUF2537 domain-containing protein yields the protein MELHAQDARAVLRRPGRPEDVDPGELGLPEGLADALHEWAEVAEAVELSEGAGEAVYQRGRHLAGRLAGVLAVPVRYVDPVTGQTEDVLPPVVRAAPAPPPAEPTPWGTGLAVSFFVGAIVAVAMVALSQGLSQASPFLALGANVVIAGGLAPSVWLSRRTPVWRWVSYGVVGGIAAAWLVLLLSLLGP from the coding sequence GTGGAACTGCACGCCCAGGACGCCCGCGCCGTTCTCCGCCGTCCCGGCCGGCCCGAGGACGTCGACCCCGGCGAGCTCGGCCTGCCCGAGGGCTTGGCCGACGCGCTGCACGAGTGGGCCGAGGTGGCTGAGGCCGTCGAGCTGTCCGAGGGTGCGGGGGAGGCCGTCTACCAGCGCGGCCGCCACCTCGCCGGACGGCTGGCGGGTGTGCTCGCGGTGCCGGTGCGGTACGTGGACCCGGTGACCGGGCAGACCGAGGACGTGCTGCCGCCGGTGGTGCGCGCCGCGCCCGCCCCGCCCCCGGCCGAGCCCACGCCGTGGGGCACCGGGCTGGCGGTGAGCTTCTTCGTGGGCGCCATCGTGGCGGTGGCGATGGTCGCGCTGTCCCAGGGCCTGAGCCAGGCGAGCCCGTTCCTGGCCCTGGGCGCGAACGTGGTGATCGCGGGTGGCCTGGCGCCCTCGGTGTGGCTGTCCCGGCGCACCCCGGTGTGGCGGTGGGTGTCCTACGGGGTGGTCGGCGGGATCGCCGCGGCGTGGCTGGTGCTGCTGCTCAGCCTGCTCGGACCGTAG